The following are from one region of the Spirochaetaceae bacterium genome:
- the pth gene encoding aminoacyl-tRNA hydrolase → MAAFLLMGLGNPGPAYHLTRHNAGFCVLDNFAASHEVIKHKTASNYSYTKHLVNGAVFYCVKPLTYMNLSGNILNDIKKKTGLDTENLVVICDNLDLPLGRLRLKQGGGSAGQKGLQNIIERVGTANFARLYVGIGRPQPPFTVVDYVLGRFPPVEEEIFLAGCAGAAHFLAQLNGTNFAEVQAKINAG, encoded by the coding sequence ATGGCAGCTTTTTTGTTAATGGGGCTTGGTAACCCAGGCCCTGCTTACCACCTAACACGGCATAACGCCGGTTTTTGTGTGTTAGATAACTTTGCGGCTAGCCACGAAGTTATTAAGCACAAAACGGCATCTAACTATAGTTACACCAAACATTTAGTAAACGGTGCAGTTTTTTATTGCGTTAAACCTTTAACTTATATGAATTTATCCGGTAACATCTTGAATGACATTAAAAAAAAGACCGGGTTAGATACCGAAAATTTAGTAGTTATTTGTGATAACCTCGATTTACCGCTCGGTCGTTTAAGGTTAAAACAAGGCGGCGGTAGTGCCGGTCAAAAGGGACTGCAAAATATTATTGAAAGAGTGGGAACAGCTAACTTTGCCCGGCTTTATGTAGGTATTGGCCGGCCGCAGCCACCCTTTACAGTGGTAGATTATGTGTTAGGCCGCTTTCCACCAGTAGAAGAAGAAATTTTTTTAGCCGGTTGCGCCGGTGCCGCTCATTTTTTAGCCCAGCTTAATGGCACTAACTTTGCAGAGGTACAAGCTAAAATAAATGCAGGTTAA
- a CDS encoding DUF2807 domain-containing protein — MKKLGILAIFISLLFTSCLRGNGIIIAEERAVTAFEAIRINGSSRVQFHHSPNYRVVVKADSNLIDNVETIIRGNTLEIGTKSGLYWFTELLIEVYAPTLSGVTISGSGRFNSDDTIQANNFTATISGSGRMAVLSNSSNINITISGSGRLNGNFTGENLTAAISGSGRMTILGNSHNANITISGSGRFSGESFTINNSVITLRGSGRAAVYVANSLNATVSGSGRIEYSGNPPSVTTNISGSGRVTAASH; from the coding sequence ATGAAAAAATTAGGTATCTTAGCCATCTTTATAAGTTTATTATTTACCTCTTGCCTTAGAGGTAATGGTATTATTATTGCCGAAGAGCGTGCTGTTACCGCTTTCGAGGCTATTCGTATTAACGGTAGTAGCCGGGTGCAGTTTCACCATAGCCCAAATTATCGAGTGGTGGTTAAGGCCGATTCTAACCTTATCGATAATGTCGAAACCATTATAAGGGGCAATACCTTAGAGATAGGCACTAAAAGTGGTTTATATTGGTTTACCGAACTGCTTATAGAGGTTTATGCTCCAACTTTAAGCGGTGTTACCATTTCGGGTTCAGGACGTTTTAACAGCGATGATACCATACAGGCTAATAACTTTACAGCTACTATCTCCGGCTCCGGCCGTATGGCTGTTTTAAGTAATAGCTCTAATATTAACATTACTATCTCGGGCTCAGGCCGTTTGAACGGCAATTTTACCGGTGAAAACCTTACGGCAGCCATCTCCGGCTCCGGTCGTATGACCATTTTAGGTAATAGCCACAATGCCAACATTACTATTTCGGGCTCAGGACGCTTTAGTGGTGAAAGCTTTACCATAAATAACTCCGTTATTACTCTGCGCGGCAGCGGGCGGGCGGCGGTTTATGTTGCCAATAGCTTAAATGCCACCGTAAGCGGCAGTGGCCGGATAGAATATAGCGGCAACCCGCCAAGCGTAACTACTAACATTAGCGGCAGCGGTAGGGTAACGGCCGCCAGCCACTAA
- a CDS encoding methyl-accepting chemotaxis protein, translated as MGIYSLRWKFFFLFLALGSLVFAIAALPLFFQYQRFVSDSYESTLTNVLSLVYDLHPINSQMVSHLETEGIDDAFHSELIKSLTAIADNFGLAFIYLVQQQGSHYSFLTSTYMAYVGYEWEKTPPEISAAFITGQPVTTDMFTDEFGTFVAGFLPVIENGRVIAVWAADYDMTYINISRENTLFTLFGVLGISVVIALIFAIFFTRYQLVLPIRKINQEADLLAKMDFREPIKRTGRDEIGDIASTLNVMQEQLVEAITKVQSSTLTITDGITNIYGSIEHISQSSSTQAASSKEISENIKEMVNTIENNTENAGKTEHIAQQASANALQGGKAVNQTVTAMKSIAEKIIVIEEIASQTNLLALNAAIEAARAGDAGRGFAVVAGEVRKLAERSSLSATEIAALSKESLLIAENTGTLINEIVPQIQQTAKLIQEIAVASRGQRAGITQIEQAMHQLDSSTHNNTASTEELVKAITILSSSATVLRETVLHFKVRSKDKFISKN; from the coding sequence ATGGGTATATATAGTTTAAGGTGGAAATTCTTCTTTTTATTTTTGGCGCTAGGCTCGCTAGTTTTTGCTATTGCCGCCTTGCCGCTGTTTTTTCAGTATCAACGCTTTGTTAGCGATAGTTATGAAAGCACCTTAACCAATGTGCTTTCATTGGTGTACGATTTACACCCTATTAACAGCCAAATGGTTAGCCACCTTGAAACCGAAGGTATAGATGACGCCTTTCATAGCGAGCTTATTAAAAGCCTAACCGCTATAGCCGATAACTTTGGGCTAGCTTTTATTTACTTGGTACAGCAACAAGGCAGCCACTATTCTTTTTTAACCTCTACTTACATGGCCTATGTGGGCTATGAATGGGAAAAAACGCCGCCCGAAATTTCGGCTGCCTTTATTACGGGCCAGCCCGTTACCACCGATATGTTTACCGACGAATTTGGCACCTTTGTGGCGGGCTTTTTACCCGTTATAGAAAATGGCCGCGTTATTGCCGTTTGGGCCGCCGACTACGATATGACCTATATTAACATTTCACGCGAAAATACGCTGTTTACTCTCTTTGGCGTGCTGGGTATTTCGGTGGTTATTGCCCTTATCTTTGCCATTTTTTTTACCCGCTATCAGCTGGTGTTGCCCATTCGTAAAATTAACCAAGAGGCCGATTTATTAGCCAAAATGGATTTTAGAGAGCCCATTAAACGCACAGGCCGCGATGAAATAGGCGATATTGCTTCAACCCTTAACGTTATGCAAGAGCAATTAGTTGAGGCCATCACTAAGGTGCAAAGTAGCACCTTAACTATTACCGATGGCATAACTAATATTTATGGCTCTATCGAGCACATCTCGCAAAGCAGCAGTACACAAGCCGCTAGTAGTAAAGAGATAAGTGAAAACATTAAAGAAATGGTAAACACCATCGAAAACAACACCGAAAATGCCGGCAAAACCGAACACATTGCGCAACAGGCCAGCGCCAATGCCCTACAAGGGGGTAAGGCAGTAAACCAAACCGTAACGGCTATGAAAAGTATTGCCGAAAAAATTATTGTTATTGAAGAAATTGCCAGCCAAACCAATTTATTGGCTCTTAACGCCGCCATTGAGGCCGCGCGGGCGGGGGATGCTGGGCGTGGCTTTGCCGTCGTAGCTGGTGAGGTACGTAAACTAGCCGAGCGCAGCAGTTTAAGCGCTACCGAGATAGCTGCATTAAGCAAAGAAAGCTTACTCATTGCCGAAAACACCGGTACGCTTATTAACGAAATTGTGCCGCAAATTCAACAAACGGCTAAGCTTATTCAGGAAATTGCCGTAGCTAGCCGTGGGCAACGGGCAGGCATAACCCAAATAGAGCAAGCCATGCACCAGCTAGATAGCTCTACCCATAACAACACCGCCAGCACCGAAGAGTTAGTTAAAGCCATTACTATTCTTAGTAGTTCGGCCACTGTTTTAAGGGAAACGGTTTTGCATTTTAAAGTAAGGAGTAAAGATAAATTTATTAGTAAAAACTGA
- the yiaK gene encoding 3-dehydro-L-gulonate 2-dehydrogenase gives MRVSFNEMLTVMQTCLLKYGVNEDIAKECAHNLAENSLSGVYSHGLNRFPRVIAMLKNGHIKPNNRPTCLEAFAALERWDGNLGMGNTNAIFTMNRAINLAENYGVGTVALRNTNHWQRGGAFGVQAAKAGYIGLCFSNTMPNMPAWGATDRRLGNNPLVLCLPYKDDYVMIDSAMSQFSYGALERARLEGKELPVAGGYDSHNNLSTNPAAIEETKRLLPMGFWKGSGFSILLDLLAATLAGGLAVCDIGRQGNTPTDEYNLSQIFIAIKVNDKAANDQLVSRVIADIKASLPMNATSPVLYPSERQKELYRQNSQLGIPVNKTIWENVLSL, from the coding sequence ATGCGTGTAAGCTTTAACGAAATGCTTACTGTAATGCAAACATGCTTACTAAAGTATGGTGTAAACGAAGATATTGCTAAAGAATGTGCCCATAATTTAGCCGAAAATAGCTTAAGCGGTGTTTATTCGCACGGGTTAAATCGTTTTCCGCGTGTTATTGCTATGTTAAAAAATGGCCATATTAAACCTAACAACCGGCCAACTTGCCTAGAGGCTTTTGCCGCCCTAGAGAGATGGGACGGTAATCTGGGTATGGGCAATACCAATGCTATTTTTACGATGAATAGGGCCATTAATTTGGCCGAAAATTATGGCGTAGGTACGGTAGCTCTGCGTAACACCAACCATTGGCAGCGCGGCGGAGCCTTCGGAGTGCAGGCGGCCAAAGCCGGCTATATTGGCCTTTGTTTTAGTAATACTATGCCTAATATGCCTGCTTGGGGGGCAACCGATAGAAGGCTAGGTAATAACCCCTTAGTATTGTGCCTGCCCTATAAAGATGATTATGTAATGATAGATAGTGCGATGTCGCAATTTTCTTATGGAGCCCTCGAACGCGCCCGGTTAGAGGGCAAGGAGCTACCGGTAGCCGGCGGCTACGATAGCCATAACAATTTATCGACTAATCCGGCCGCTATAGAAGAGACTAAACGCTTATTACCAATGGGCTTTTGGAAAGGCTCTGGTTTTTCTATCTTACTCGATTTACTAGCCGCTACCTTAGCCGGCGGCCTTGCCGTTTGCGATATTGGTCGGCAAGGTAATACCCCTACCGATGAATATAATCTTAGTCAAATATTTATTGCTATAAAAGTTAATGATAAAGCCGCCAATGACCAGTTAGTTAGCCGTGTTATTGCCGATATTAAAGCTTCGTTACCTATGAACGCCACTAGCCCGGTATTATACCCCAGCGAACGGCAAAAAGAGCTTTACCGCCAAAATAGCCAACTAGGTATTCCGGTAAATAAAACTATTTGGGAAAATGTTTTAAGTTTATAA
- the tilS gene encoding tRNA lysidine(34) synthetase TilS — MTITQKFIQALKSFSLKDTIIVACSGGSDSMALAALLAETKQLHQKEVVLAHFNHGLRPAAETTADLEVIKSLANRYNLKLYVEQAKLTIVKNVEATARNARYSFLEEVAANYNGANITTAHTANDQLETVYLRFSSKAGLMGLKGIPVQRGIIIRPLLSVYKHELEDYLVKKQIVWHNDSTNNDTKYKRNRLRQTLPSFNQLDSNFNTALLNLAKRADEGETMLNYLVDEALSHLIVSENSFALPLSKFNQYPQVVQRQLLYTLFNKLMKGKVSPAFRLPEKFLQLNLTKQYPVLAQGFGVKIIKQKSLLIMAANP; from the coding sequence ATGACCATAACTCAAAAGTTTATACAGGCTCTCAAGAGTTTTTCTTTAAAAGATACCATCATTGTTGCTTGCTCCGGCGGCAGCGATAGTATGGCTTTAGCCGCCCTACTGGCCGAGACTAAACAGCTACATCAAAAGGAAGTAGTTTTAGCTCATTTTAATCATGGTCTGCGGCCGGCGGCTGAAACAACTGCCGACCTTGAGGTAATTAAAAGTTTGGCTAATCGTTATAACCTAAAATTATATGTGGAGCAGGCTAAATTAACGATAGTAAAAAACGTAGAGGCAACGGCTCGTAATGCTCGTTATAGCTTTTTAGAAGAAGTAGCCGCTAATTATAACGGGGCGAATATAACCACTGCCCATACGGCAAATGACCAACTAGAAACGGTTTATCTTAGGTTTAGCAGCAAAGCGGGATTAATGGGGTTAAAGGGTATCCCTGTTCAGCGCGGGATAATCATCAGACCGTTACTATCTGTTTATAAGCATGAACTAGAAGATTATTTAGTTAAAAAACAAATTGTTTGGCATAACGATAGTACTAATAACGATACTAAATATAAACGCAACCGGCTAAGACAAACCTTGCCCAGTTTTAATCAATTAGATTCAAACTTTAATACCGCTTTGCTTAACTTGGCTAAACGCGCCGATGAGGGCGAAACTATGCTTAACTACTTAGTAGATGAGGCGTTAAGCCATTTAATTGTTAGTGAAAATAGTTTTGCCTTGCCCTTAAGTAAATTTAACCAATATCCGCAGGTGGTACAGCGGCAGTTACTTTATACCCTTTTTAATAAATTAATGAAAGGTAAAGTATCACCGGCTTTTAGGCTGCCCGAAAAATTTTTACAGCTTAACTTAACTAAACAATATCCGGTTTTAGCGCAAGGTTTTGGGGTAAAAATTATTAAACAAAAAAGTTTATTAATTATGGCTGCCAATCCGTAA
- a CDS encoding GNAT family N-acetyltransferase: MHFEITNLTHDEIEHLEELLEKYDFNFKGYKAIDDIDIGIKVDGKLVAGISGRITEYKILYVDTHFVAAEYRNKGLGKKLLLALEDEAHKRGVGTIRLDTFNWQGPKFYQKLGYKLVGQYENKEEGFAELFFVKDLTAGGKAIKAKIK, encoded by the coding sequence ATGCACTTTGAAATAACCAATTTAACCCACGATGAAATTGAGCACTTAGAAGAATTGCTCGAAAAATATGACTTTAATTTTAAAGGTTATAAAGCTATCGATGATATAGATATAGGTATAAAAGTTGATGGCAAGCTGGTAGCCGGTATTAGCGGCCGGATAACCGAATATAAAATATTATATGTAGATACTCATTTTGTCGCTGCCGAATACCGTAATAAAGGGCTGGGTAAAAAGCTCCTATTGGCCTTAGAGGACGAAGCCCATAAACGCGGGGTTGGGACTATTAGGTTAGATACCTTTAACTGGCAAGGGCCTAAATTTTATCAAAAGCTGGGTTATAAATTGGTGGGTCAATACGAAAATAAAGAAGAAGGATTTGCCGAGCTTTTTTTTGTAAAAGATTTAACTGCTGGCGGCAAAGCTATAAAAGCCAAAATTAAATAA
- a CDS encoding 50S ribosomal protein L25: protein MDKLLLKAEERTDFGKNAMNRLRNSGKIPAVIYGQGTVKHVSVDEGDFNLKFRHISPKTIVPLELAGKKMEILVQDFQHDIVRDKILHIDFYEFVRTASVKRKVTVKLVGTPVGLREGGSLQNLLAELEVEAIERFIPSVIEVNVSSLKVGDSITVADVKAGENAKFVTKGDSVIAKVA from the coding sequence ATGGATAAATTGCTATTAAAAGCCGAAGAACGTACCGATTTTGGCAAAAATGCCATGAACCGCCTGCGTAATAGCGGAAAAATTCCGGCTGTAATTTATGGACAAGGCACTGTAAAACATGTAAGTGTTGATGAAGGCGACTTTAACTTAAAATTTAGGCACATTTCGCCCAAAACCATTGTACCGCTAGAGTTAGCCGGTAAAAAAATGGAAATTTTAGTACAAGATTTTCAGCACGATATTGTGCGTGATAAAATTTTGCACATCGATTTTTACGAGTTTGTTCGTACCGCCAGTGTTAAACGTAAAGTAACCGTTAAATTAGTTGGCACACCGGTTGGTTTACGCGAAGGCGGCAGCCTGCAAAACCTTTTGGCTGAGCTTGAGGTGGAAGCTATTGAGCGTTTTATCCCAAGTGTGATAGAGGTTAATGTTAGCTCGCTTAAAGTGGGTGATAGTATTACGGTAGCCGATGTTAAAGCCGGCGAAAATGCCAAGTTTGTAACTAAAGGCGATAGCGTAATAGCCAAAGTAGCTTAA